A genomic region of Deltaproteobacteria bacterium contains the following coding sequences:
- a CDS encoding N-acetyltransferase encodes MINIRREKPGDIRDIFDINLRAFGREDEGQLVDRLRGKVYPFISLVADKKGETAGHILFTPVIVGETLLKAAGLGPMAVLPEHQGGGVGSALINEGLRVCRKEGMEAVFVLGHAAYYTKFGFEHASKRGIYWKGSEFAPYFFVHELAKGALDGVQGEVIFHPAFDDV; translated from the coding sequence ATGATAAACATAAGGCGGGAAAAGCCGGGGGATATAAGGGATATATTCGATATTAATCTCAGGGCTTTTGGAAGAGAGGACGAGGGGCAGCTCGTAGACAGGCTGAGGGGAAAGGTGTATCCGTTTATCTCACTCGTCGCCGATAAAAAGGGGGAGACCGCAGGGCACATATTGTTTACCCCTGTGATCGTCGGCGAGACGTTGCTGAAGGCAGCGGGACTGGGTCCTATGGCGGTGCTCCCGGAGCATCAGGGGGGAGGAGTGGGGTCAGCCCTTATTAATGAGGGACTCAGGGTCTGCCGTAAGGAGGGTATGGAGGCCGTGTTCGTCCTTGGGCACGCGGCGTACTACACGAAGTTCGGGTTCGAGCACGCTTCAAAGAGGGGGATTTACTGGAAGGGTAGCGAGTTCGCGCCTTACTTCTTCGTGCACGAACTTGCGAAAGGCGCGCTTGACGGGGTACAGGGGGAAGTCATTTTTCATCCCGCTTTTGACGATGTGTGA
- a CDS encoding DUF1059 domain-containing protein, protein MAKVLRCREVGVDCDFEAKGESVEEIMAQAAKHAKEDHGMDEIPQEMIDKVREAIHDE, encoded by the coding sequence ATGGCAAAGGTACTCCGCTGTAGAGAAGTCGGTGTTGATTGTGATTTCGAGGCCAAGGGAGAATCCGTCGAGGAAATCATGGCGCAGGCCGCAAAGCACGCCAAAGAAGACCACGGAATGGATGAGATACCTCAAGAGATGATTGACAAAGTTAGAGAAGCTATTCACGACGAATAG